In Lotus japonicus ecotype B-129 chromosome 5, LjGifu_v1.2, one genomic interval encodes:
- the LOC130720842 gene encoding protein REVERSION-TO-ETHYLENE SENSITIVITY1: MLWTSTMELNSSYDIEHSHSTQRIQHELWPLDPIDPKKAKFPCCLVWNPLPVVSWLAPFIGHIGICKEDGVVLDFSGSYILSVDDFAFGPVARYLQLDRSQCCFPPNLSAHTCKHGYQHSEYGTAITWDDALQSSSRYFENKTHNLFTCNCHSFVANCLNRLCYGGSMSWNMVSVGALILFKGSWVDFRSVIRAFLPFVVVVCIGVLMVGWPFLLGLLSFSLLLMGWFLVGTYLVKNLLEC; encoded by the exons ATGCTGTGGACTTCTACTATGGAGTTAAATTCAAGCTATGACATTGAGCATTCGCATTCTACACAAAGAATACAGCATGAGCTGTGGCCACTAGATCCCATCGATCCGAAAAAGGCAAAGTTTCCATGTTGTTTGGTTTGGAATCCGCTTCCCGTTGTGTCGTGGTTGGCACCCTTCATTGGTCATATTGGCATTTGCAAGGAGGATGGAGTTGTTTTGGATTTTTCAGGATCATATATTTTGAGTGTGGATGATTTTGCATTTGGTCCAGTGGCAAGGTACCTGCAACTCGACCGTAGTCAG TGTTGCTTCCCTCCTAACCTATCAGCACACACATGCAAGCATGGCTACCAGCATTCTGAGTATGGCACTGCAATCACATGGGATGATGCATTGCAGTCGAGCTCGCGGTATTTTGAGAACAAAACTCACAACCTTTTCACCTGCAACTGCCACTCATTTGTTGCTAACTGTCTGAACCGGCTCTGTTATGGAGGATCAATGAGCTGGAACATGGTAAGTGTAGGAGCTCTAATACTATTCAAGGGGAGCTGGGTTGACTTCAGGTCTGTTATAAGGGCTTTCTTGCCTTTTGTTGTGGTTGTGTGCATTGGAGTTCTCATGGTTGGGTGGCCCTTCTTACTTGGGTTGTTATCCTTCTCTCTACTCTTGATGGGGTGGTTTCTAGTGGGTACTTATCTTGTTAAAAACTTACTAGAGTGCTAG
- the LOC130720590 gene encoding protein CONSERVED IN THE GREEN LINEAGE AND DIATOMS 27, chloroplastic, translating into MIAWCCQNQLESEAEAEAEAERAPLQPTMATIPIRISVTPTFTSSFTTKLPSKRNHHFSCFTSRNPTQCPVPREQQPVNEYQSLSTSFPFSWAAGDVVEYTSRLAVTGLSFAVFVGLPVALFGSVGSQSELLKRVLCAACSGVGAVTLAVVRMYLGWAYVGNRLLSATVEYEETGWYDGQVWVKTAEVLARDRLLGSFSVKPVLRRLKVTLVGLATCLLASALILINIDGYQNELNLRSNEAGVRVIPGVYNDESARSFEPDAFCGEPNLQ; encoded by the exons ATGATTGCTTGGTGTTGTCAAAACCAGCTAGAGAgtgaagcagaagcagaagcagaagcagagaGAGCTCCATTGCAACCAACAATGGCCACAATCCCCATTCGCATCTCTGTCACACCCACCTTCACCTCCTCCTTCACCACCAAACTCCCTTCAAAACGAAACCACCATTTCTCGTGTTTCACCTCTCGGAACCCAACACAGTGTCCTGTTCCACGCGAACAGCAACCCGTCAACGAGTACCAGTCCCTCTCCACCTCCTTCCCCTTTTCATGGGCCGCCGGCGACGTCGTCGAGTACACCTCCCGCCTCGCCGTCACGGGCCTCTCCTTCGCCGTCTTCGTCGGCCTGCCTGTCGCGTTGTTCGGCTCCGTCGGATCGCAGTCGGAGCTGCTGAAGCGAGTCCTGTGCGCCGCTTGTAGTGGGGTTGGGGCGGTGACCCTCGCCGTTGTTAGGATGTATCTCGGTTGGGCTTACGTCGGCAACCGCTTGCTCAGTGCCACCGTTGAGT ATGAGGAGACAGGGTGGTATGATGGTCAG GTATGGGTGAAGACTGCTGAAGTTTTGGCCCGTGATAGACTCTTGGGATCATTTTCT GTCAAGCCTGTACTGAGAAGATTGAAAGTCACTTTAGTCGGTCTGGCAACGTGCTTGCTTGCATCTGCTCTTATCCTCATTAACATTGATGGGTACCAAAATGAACTTAATCTAAGATCAAATGAAGCTGGAGTTCGAGTTATACCTGGAGTTTACAATGATGAATCTGCAAGATCATTTGAACCAGATGCCTTTTGTGGTGAACCTAATCTTCAATGA